The following coding sequences are from one Geodermatophilus normandii window:
- a CDS encoding FAD-binding oxidoreductase: MSLTRTPAPAPRPRTPLDDAPVLLDPAAVADLRGRVHGPVYVAGDEGLAAEVAAWNLAVTHTPAVAVGATCAADVAAAVSFATAQGLPVAVQATGHGPVRNADGALVVTTRRMQGVGVDPVRRTARVEAGVKWQKVVAAAAEHGLIGLCGSSSDVGVVGYTLGGGMGSLGRRHGFAADAVVSVEMVTADGVLRTVRADTEPELFWAVRGGKGNFGVVTALEFELFPVPALVAGGLFFAGRDAAAVLHAYRTWAPTLPEEVGTSIAVLRLPPLEELPPPLRGQTVVHLRYVYAGEDPALGAALVAPMESAGEVLLGGVGPVPPTALDAVHMDPTDPMPAWEKGMLLADLPAEAVDAFLAAAGPDVQVPLVMAEIRQMGGALARPARVPDAVPGRDAAWSVFVIGPMVPELAEVVPAVGRGVLAALAPWAAPGGMVNFLGDVSGPDEVLAAWSPEAAERLLAVKRAVDPGDVFSTGYALRARRG, from the coding sequence ATGAGCCTGACCCGGACCCCCGCCCCGGCCCCCCGCCCGCGCACGCCGCTCGACGACGCCCCCGTCCTCCTGGACCCCGCGGCGGTCGCGGACCTGCGCGGCCGCGTCCACGGGCCGGTCTACGTCGCCGGCGACGAGGGCCTGGCCGCCGAGGTCGCCGCCTGGAACCTCGCCGTCACGCACACGCCCGCCGTGGCGGTCGGCGCCACCTGCGCCGCCGACGTCGCCGCGGCCGTCTCCTTCGCCACCGCGCAGGGCCTGCCGGTCGCCGTCCAGGCCACCGGCCACGGCCCGGTGCGCAACGCCGACGGCGCGCTCGTGGTCACCACCCGCCGCATGCAGGGCGTCGGCGTCGACCCGGTCCGGCGCACCGCGCGGGTCGAGGCGGGCGTCAAGTGGCAGAAGGTCGTGGCGGCCGCCGCCGAGCACGGGCTGATCGGGCTGTGCGGCTCCTCGTCCGACGTCGGCGTGGTCGGTTACACCCTCGGCGGCGGGATGGGCTCGCTCGGCCGCAGGCACGGCTTCGCCGCCGACGCCGTCGTGAGCGTGGAGATGGTCACCGCCGACGGCGTGCTGCGCACCGTCCGCGCCGACACCGAGCCGGAGCTGTTCTGGGCGGTGCGCGGCGGCAAGGGCAACTTCGGCGTGGTCACCGCGCTGGAGTTCGAGCTGTTCCCGGTGCCGGCGCTGGTGGCCGGCGGGCTGTTCTTCGCCGGCCGCGACGCCGCCGCCGTGCTGCACGCCTACCGCACCTGGGCGCCGACGCTGCCCGAGGAGGTCGGCACGTCGATCGCGGTGCTGCGGCTCCCGCCGCTGGAGGAGCTGCCGCCGCCGCTGCGCGGGCAGACCGTGGTTCACCTGCGCTACGTGTACGCCGGCGAGGACCCCGCGCTCGGAGCCGCGCTGGTCGCGCCGATGGAGTCCGCCGGCGAGGTGCTGCTCGGCGGCGTCGGGCCCGTGCCGCCGACGGCCCTCGACGCGGTGCACATGGACCCGACCGACCCGATGCCCGCCTGGGAGAAGGGGATGCTGCTCGCCGATCTCCCCGCGGAGGCCGTGGACGCGTTCCTCGCCGCCGCGGGACCGGACGTGCAGGTCCCGCTGGTGATGGCCGAGATCCGCCAGATGGGCGGAGCTCTGGCCCGCCCCGCGCGGGTGCCCGACGCCGTCCCCGGCCGCGACGCCGCCTGGTCGGTGTTCGTGATCGGCCCGATGGTGCCGGAGCTGGCCGAGGTGGTGCCCGCTGTCGGCCGCGGCGTGCTGGCCGCGCTGGCGCCGTGGGCCGCGCCCGGGGGGATGGTCAACTTCCTCGGCGACGTCTCCGGCCCGGACGAGGTGCTGGCGGCGTGGAGCCCCGAGGCCGCCGAGCGGCTGCTCGCGGTCAAGCGCGCGGTCGACCCCGGCGACGTGTTCTCCACCGGCTACGCGCTGCGGGCCCGCCGTGGCTGA
- a CDS encoding AfsR/SARP family transcriptional regulator — MRYRVLGPLEVTGPDDRPVDVGGAKPRALLTLLLAEAGRVVPIDRIVSTLWGDEPPPTVTGTLQAYVSHLRRVLEPERGPRQAPSVLLTRAPGYLVQVGAEDLDSLRFARLVEEGDRAVGAGDPSGGVAALDRALELWRGEPLAELGDAPGAATDRLRLTELHVRARERRCDALLAVGRADAAVTDLQRLVAEHPLRERLWARLVTALYAADRQADALDALRRCTELLREELGIDPGPELRDLEQAVLRQDPRLTSRVPRPVLSVVPPPAPAPLAAPGDETLVGRRAELARLRAVAEQAAAGRGAVVVLGGEAGIGKTRLAEALADTIRAVGWAVAESRCADDAGAPALWPWTQVLEQLGQEPPAPGGQDGDDADAARFRLFQALRARLTAAAGERPVLVVLDDLQGADTTSVQLLTLLARHLPRVRLLVVVTVRSVGEDLPEAVEDCLARLAREPSATTITLRGLDPDDVGSLLTAQLGSAGDPGLAATVHDRTAGNPFFVVELSRWMRGGRDLHTVPVPPSVVEVLRTRLARLPGGTRPVLELAAVAGREVALDLLEAAGEPAEQALAALDAAVAAGLVVEGATPWSWRFTHALVREVLADDLPALRRARLHARLGEALERRLAGSRPDGALVERLAHHFVEAAPVAGPAAGLRWSTAAAAAARARLADGEAAVHTRRALRLVDPSQPGAARTRHDLLTALGNDLLRSGERTEAQQVVGEAIALARELGDRRCQLESAAVWGSVTLWNWRPHGVVDAEMVALLEDLLEHRDEIAPDATEAESDRLTARLLGTLGVELAFSEDLQRGVRYAERAVALARGVGDPELLGRTLNNYSLAVWGRPGAAELRLAATDEALALTGHGLPRRTEFYARLHRAAIRLHLTDRAGFEADLEAGRRLAFSLSGPEVRPHVLWQQAGAAWLAGDAARAEELTTEAHELYRRVTPHSRHAYAAHVFTLRRADGRLPEAIDLLVQTGDEGNPLLQLMAVLAAAESGDLAEARRLRARWGRTQIRDWASDVAVLLQAEAALHLGDEPELTMATVALLPFRGRQAVLGTPAFTLGAYDEVLGRIAERTGDTVAARDWWTGAREQGRKVGSPRQVALAEAHLARVPAEAARRPPRRRPAPPTPRRAAERPAEGRPA; from the coding sequence GTGCGGTACCGCGTCCTCGGCCCCCTCGAGGTCACCGGTCCCGACGACCGCCCCGTCGACGTCGGAGGGGCCAAGCCCCGCGCGCTGCTGACGCTGCTGCTGGCCGAGGCCGGCCGGGTCGTCCCGATCGACCGGATCGTCAGCACGCTGTGGGGCGACGAGCCGCCGCCCACCGTGACCGGCACGCTGCAGGCCTACGTCTCCCACCTGCGCCGGGTGCTCGAGCCCGAGCGCGGGCCCCGCCAGGCCCCGTCGGTGCTGCTCACCCGCGCGCCCGGCTACCTGGTGCAGGTCGGCGCCGAGGACCTCGACAGCCTGCGCTTCGCCCGCCTGGTGGAGGAGGGCGACCGCGCCGTCGGGGCGGGCGACCCCTCCGGCGGGGTGGCCGCCCTCGACCGCGCGCTGGAGCTGTGGCGCGGCGAGCCCCTGGCCGAGCTCGGCGACGCCCCCGGCGCGGCCACCGACCGGTTGCGCCTCACCGAGCTGCACGTGCGGGCCCGCGAACGCCGCTGCGACGCGCTGCTCGCCGTCGGCCGGGCCGACGCCGCCGTCACCGACCTGCAGCGGCTCGTCGCCGAGCACCCGCTGCGCGAGCGGCTGTGGGCGCGGCTGGTGACCGCCCTCTACGCCGCCGACCGGCAGGCCGACGCGCTCGACGCCCTGCGCCGCTGCACCGAGCTGCTGCGCGAGGAGCTGGGCATCGACCCCGGCCCCGAGCTGCGTGACCTCGAGCAGGCGGTGCTCCGGCAGGACCCCCGGCTGACCTCGCGGGTGCCCCGGCCGGTGCTGTCGGTGGTGCCCCCGCCGGCGCCCGCGCCGCTGGCCGCACCCGGCGACGAGACGCTGGTCGGCCGCCGCGCGGAGCTCGCCCGGCTGCGGGCGGTCGCCGAGCAGGCCGCCGCCGGCCGCGGCGCCGTCGTCGTGCTCGGCGGGGAGGCCGGCATCGGCAAGACCCGGCTGGCCGAGGCCCTCGCGGACACGATCCGGGCCGTCGGGTGGGCGGTCGCCGAGAGCCGGTGCGCCGACGACGCCGGCGCTCCCGCGCTGTGGCCGTGGACGCAGGTGCTCGAGCAGCTCGGCCAGGAGCCGCCGGCCCCCGGCGGGCAGGACGGGGACGACGCCGACGCCGCCCGGTTCCGCCTGTTCCAGGCGCTGCGGGCCCGGCTCACCGCCGCCGCCGGCGAGCGCCCGGTGCTCGTGGTCCTCGACGACCTGCAGGGCGCCGACACGACGTCGGTGCAGCTGCTCACCCTGCTCGCCCGCCACCTGCCGCGGGTGCGGCTGCTCGTCGTCGTGACGGTGCGCAGCGTCGGGGAGGACCTGCCCGAGGCGGTCGAGGACTGCCTGGCCCGGCTGGCCCGCGAGCCCTCGGCCACCACGATCACGCTGCGGGGCCTCGACCCCGACGACGTCGGCTCGCTGCTGACCGCGCAGCTGGGCTCGGCCGGTGACCCGGGGCTGGCCGCCACGGTGCACGACCGCACGGCGGGCAACCCGTTCTTCGTCGTCGAGCTGTCCCGCTGGATGCGCGGCGGCCGCGACCTGCACACCGTGCCGGTGCCGCCGTCGGTGGTCGAGGTGCTGCGCACCCGCCTGGCCCGGCTGCCCGGGGGCACGCGTCCGGTGCTGGAGCTGGCCGCCGTCGCCGGGCGCGAGGTGGCCCTGGACCTGCTCGAGGCCGCCGGGGAGCCCGCCGAGCAGGCGCTGGCCGCCCTCGACGCCGCGGTCGCCGCGGGCCTCGTCGTCGAGGGCGCCACCCCGTGGAGCTGGCGGTTCACCCACGCGCTGGTCCGCGAGGTGCTCGCCGACGACCTCCCCGCGCTCCGGCGGGCCCGGCTGCACGCGCGCCTCGGCGAGGCGCTGGAGCGGCGGCTGGCCGGCAGCCGCCCCGACGGCGCGCTGGTCGAGCGGCTGGCGCACCACTTCGTCGAGGCGGCTCCCGTCGCCGGTCCCGCCGCCGGACTGCGCTGGTCGACCGCCGCCGCGGCGGCGGCCCGGGCGCGCCTGGCCGACGGCGAGGCCGCGGTGCACACCCGCCGCGCGCTGCGGCTGGTGGACCCCTCGCAGCCCGGCGCCGCCCGCACCCGGCACGACCTGCTCACCGCGCTCGGCAACGACCTGCTGCGCAGCGGCGAGCGCACCGAGGCCCAGCAGGTGGTCGGCGAGGCGATCGCGCTGGCCCGCGAGCTCGGCGACCGGCGCTGCCAGCTCGAGTCGGCCGCCGTCTGGGGCTCGGTCACGCTGTGGAACTGGCGGCCGCACGGCGTCGTCGACGCCGAGATGGTGGCGCTGCTGGAGGACCTGCTCGAGCACCGCGACGAGATCGCGCCGGACGCCACCGAGGCCGAGAGCGACCGGCTGACCGCGCGGCTGCTGGGCACCCTCGGCGTCGAGCTGGCCTTCAGCGAGGACCTGCAGCGCGGCGTCCGGTACGCCGAGCGGGCGGTGGCGCTGGCCCGTGGCGTCGGGGACCCGGAGCTGCTGGGCCGGACGCTGAACAACTACTCGCTCGCGGTGTGGGGCCGCCCGGGGGCCGCCGAGCTGCGGCTGGCGGCCACCGACGAGGCGCTGGCCCTGACCGGGCACGGGCTGCCGCGGCGCACGGAGTTCTACGCGCGGCTGCACCGCGCGGCGATCCGGCTGCACCTGACCGACCGCGCCGGTTTCGAGGCCGACCTGGAGGCGGGGCGGCGGCTGGCGTTCTCCCTGTCGGGCCCCGAGGTGCGCCCGCACGTGCTGTGGCAGCAGGCCGGCGCCGCCTGGCTGGCCGGCGACGCCGCGCGCGCCGAGGAGCTGACCACCGAGGCGCACGAGCTCTACCGCCGCGTGACCCCGCACTCGCGCCACGCCTACGCCGCGCACGTGTTCACCCTCCGCCGCGCCGACGGCCGGCTGCCCGAGGCGATCGACCTGCTCGTGCAGACCGGCGACGAGGGCAACCCGCTGCTGCAGCTCATGGCCGTGCTGGCCGCCGCCGAGTCCGGCGACCTGGCCGAGGCGCGGCGGCTGCGCGCCCGGTGGGGCCGCACCCAGATCCGGGACTGGGCCAGCGACGTCGCGGTGCTGCTGCAGGCCGAGGCCGCGCTGCACCTCGGCGACGAGCCCGAGCTGACGATGGCCACCGTCGCGCTGCTGCCCTTCCGCGGCCGGCAGGCGGTGCTCGGCACCCCGGCCTTCACCCTTGGCGCCTACGACGAGGTGCTCGGGCGGATCGCCGAGCGCACCGGCGACACGGTGGCCGCCCGCGACTGGTGGACCGGCGCGCGCGAGCAGGGCCGCAAGGTGGGCTCCCCGCGGCAGGTGGCGCTCGCCGAGGCACACCTCGCGCGGGTGCCGGCGGAGGCGGCGCGCCGCCCGCCGCGCCGCCGGCCCGCGCCGCCGACGCCGCGCCGGGCCGCGGAGCGCCCCGCGGAGGGGCGCCCCGCCTAG
- a CDS encoding SDR family oxidoreductase, with the protein MDLFDLTGKVAVVTGGTRGIGLMMARGLLQAGASVYVSSRKPEAGEQAAAELAAYGRVESIPADISTEAECVRLAEEVGRREERVHVLVNNAGATWGEPLETFPASAWDKVLDLNLKAPFFLTRAMLPLLEAAATDDDPARVVNVGSIDGLHVPVLPTYSYSSSKAAVHQLTRHLAKELGPRRITVNAVAPGPFESKMMAATLAARGDEIAASSPLGRIGRPDDMAGVVVYLASRAGAYVTGAVIPVDGGRATTL; encoded by the coding sequence GTGGACCTGTTCGACCTGACCGGGAAGGTCGCCGTCGTCACCGGCGGCACGCGCGGCATCGGCCTGATGATGGCCCGCGGCCTGCTGCAGGCCGGGGCGTCGGTCTACGTCTCCTCGCGCAAGCCGGAGGCCGGCGAGCAGGCCGCCGCGGAGCTGGCCGCGTACGGCCGGGTCGAGTCGATCCCCGCCGACATCAGCACCGAGGCCGAGTGCGTCCGGCTGGCCGAGGAGGTCGGCCGGCGGGAGGAGCGCGTGCACGTGCTCGTCAACAACGCCGGCGCCACCTGGGGCGAGCCGTTGGAGACCTTCCCCGCCTCGGCCTGGGACAAGGTCCTCGACCTCAACCTCAAGGCCCCGTTCTTCCTCACCCGGGCGATGCTGCCGCTGCTCGAGGCCGCCGCCACCGACGACGACCCCGCCCGCGTGGTCAACGTCGGCAGCATCGACGGCCTGCACGTGCCGGTCCTGCCCACCTACTCCTACTCCTCGAGCAAGGCCGCGGTGCACCAGCTCACCCGGCACCTGGCCAAGGAGCTGGGACCGAGGCGGATCACCGTCAACGCCGTCGCCCCGGGGCCGTTCGAGTCGAAGATGATGGCCGCCACGCTGGCCGCCCGCGGCGACGAGATCGCCGCCAGCTCGCCGCTGGGCCGCATCGGCCGTCCCGACGACATGGCCGGCGTCGTCGTCTACCTGGCCAGCCGGGCCGGCGCGTACGTCACCGGCGCCGTCATCCCGGTCGACGGCGGCCGCGCGACCACGCTCTGA
- a CDS encoding arginine deiminase, whose product MTTAAPRPLGVTSEVGPLRTVVLHRPGAELRRLTPRNNDQLLFDGVPWVARAQEEHDAFAAALTGRGVEVLYLDRLLAEVLAAPEAREELIGAAVDDPRLGATLTRAAAAHLAGLAPEDLAGALMAGLAHHELRGGRGLAYEVMDRHDFVVPPLPNLLFTRDSSVWVGDQVAITSLAMPARHRESTITRAIATYHPRFAGAEQLYDSSLEHLEGGDVLLLAPGVVAVGVGERTTPGGAERLARRVFARGLAHTVLVVPIAQERATMHLDTIATMVDVDAMVMYPAVADTLVAWTVTADTPPDDDDTTDLVVRGPAPFVVAAAEAMGIERLRVIDTGLDPVTAEREQWDDGNNTLALAPRLAVAYERNTVTNAALEAAGIEVVPIAGSELGSGRGGPRCMSCPVWRDPL is encoded by the coding sequence GTGACGACCGCGGCCCCCCGCCCCCTGGGCGTGACCAGCGAGGTCGGCCCGCTGCGGACGGTGGTCCTGCACCGGCCGGGCGCCGAGCTGCGCCGGCTGACCCCCCGCAACAACGACCAGCTGCTCTTCGACGGCGTGCCGTGGGTGGCCCGCGCGCAGGAGGAGCACGACGCGTTCGCCGCCGCGCTCACCGGCCGCGGCGTCGAGGTCCTGTACCTCGACCGGCTGCTGGCCGAGGTACTGGCCGCGCCGGAGGCGCGGGAGGAGCTGATCGGCGCCGCCGTCGACGACCCCCGCCTCGGGGCCACCCTCACCCGGGCCGCGGCCGCGCACCTCGCCGGCCTGGCGCCGGAGGACCTCGCCGGTGCGCTGATGGCCGGGCTGGCGCACCACGAGCTGCGCGGCGGGCGGGGGCTGGCCTACGAGGTCATGGACCGGCACGACTTCGTCGTCCCGCCGCTGCCCAACCTGCTGTTCACCCGCGACTCGTCGGTGTGGGTCGGGGACCAGGTGGCCATCACCTCGCTGGCCATGCCCGCCCGGCACCGGGAGAGCACGATCACCCGCGCGATCGCCACGTACCACCCGCGCTTCGCCGGCGCCGAGCAGCTCTACGACTCCTCGCTGGAGCACCTCGAGGGCGGGGACGTCCTCCTGCTGGCCCCGGGGGTGGTGGCCGTGGGGGTCGGGGAGCGGACGACGCCGGGCGGCGCCGAGCGGCTGGCCCGCCGGGTGTTCGCGCGGGGGCTGGCGCACACGGTGCTCGTCGTCCCGATCGCCCAGGAGCGGGCGACCATGCACCTGGACACCATCGCCACGATGGTCGACGTCGACGCCATGGTCATGTACCCGGCGGTGGCCGACACGCTGGTGGCCTGGACGGTCACCGCCGACACGCCCCCGGACGACGACGACACCACCGACCTCGTCGTCCGCGGGCCCGCGCCGTTCGTCGTCGCCGCGGCCGAGGCCATGGGCATCGAGCGGCTGCGGGTGATCGACACCGGCCTGGACCCGGTCACCGCCGAGCGCGAGCAGTGGGACGACGGCAACAACACCCTCGCGCTGGCGCCGCGGCTGGCGGTGGCCTACGAGCGCAACACCGTCACCAACGCCGCGCTGGAGGCGGCCGGCATCGAGGTGGTGCCGATCGCGGGCTCGGAGCTCGGCAGCGGCCGCGGCGGGCCCCGGTGCATGTCCTGCCCGGTGTGGCGCGACCCGCTGTAG
- a CDS encoding MFS transporter, with the protein MTGTQAARRTGRIAGLGGGLVGFLVFVEFTSGVLQGYYVPLLSDVARHLGIHDADVNWLEAAQLMLSAIAVPVLAKLGDLHGHRRMLLLSAVVVAAATVLLATAQDFGVFLVAWALQGVYAAWLPLQVALIHARSRGRADAAASTRRATGLIVAALQAGAIVGALGGGQVGAALAGRFWLVLLLPGVLVVGVCVVVLTRVPESTDRRSGDVDVTGVALLSVVLLVITGGLTFVRVNGAGEPWPWLVTALGVALVAPFVRYELRREDPLVDFRVLRSPSMWPVQLTAGLFGVSVLGAQGPLSTFARTDPEVYGYGLGLSTSEVSVVIGGYVVSMLLGASQFSRVSQATTPRVTLIGAATLTGLGYLLLVPLHSTLPQVLGAMVVAGLGSGALVAALPAAAAAAAPPGRTGVATGLTNTTKVLGGSFASAVFAVALAAGSVGTAGSLAGYVTVWVVCGGTAWLAALSLVFVPRLAFSDRPEAVGVREVA; encoded by the coding sequence GTGACAGGTACGCAGGCCGCCCGGCGCACCGGCCGGATCGCGGGGCTCGGCGGGGGGCTGGTCGGCTTCCTCGTCTTCGTCGAGTTCACCAGCGGCGTGCTGCAGGGCTACTACGTCCCGCTGCTGAGCGACGTCGCCCGCCACCTCGGGATCCACGACGCCGACGTCAACTGGCTCGAGGCCGCCCAGCTCATGCTCTCGGCGATCGCCGTGCCGGTCCTGGCCAAGCTCGGCGACCTCCACGGCCACCGGCGGATGCTGCTGCTCTCGGCGGTGGTGGTCGCGGCGGCCACGGTGCTGCTGGCGACCGCCCAGGACTTCGGCGTCTTCCTCGTGGCCTGGGCGCTGCAGGGCGTCTACGCCGCCTGGCTGCCGCTGCAGGTCGCGCTGATCCACGCGCGGTCGCGCGGCCGGGCGGACGCCGCGGCGAGCACCCGCCGGGCGACCGGCCTGATCGTCGCGGCGCTGCAGGCCGGCGCCATCGTGGGCGCCCTGGGCGGCGGGCAGGTCGGCGCCGCGCTCGCGGGGCGGTTCTGGCTGGTGCTGCTGCTCCCGGGGGTCCTCGTCGTCGGCGTCTGCGTCGTCGTGCTGACCCGCGTGCCGGAGAGCACCGACCGCCGCAGCGGGGACGTCGACGTGACCGGCGTGGCGCTGCTCAGCGTCGTGCTGCTGGTGATCACCGGCGGCCTGACGTTCGTGCGCGTCAACGGCGCCGGCGAGCCGTGGCCCTGGCTGGTGACCGCGCTCGGCGTGGCGCTGGTCGCGCCGTTCGTCCGCTACGAGCTGCGCCGGGAGGACCCGCTGGTCGACTTCCGGGTGCTGCGCTCCCCCAGCATGTGGCCGGTGCAGCTGACCGCCGGGCTGTTCGGCGTGAGCGTGCTCGGCGCCCAGGGCCCGCTGTCGACCTTCGCGCGCACCGACCCGGAGGTCTACGGCTACGGCCTGGGACTGTCCACGAGCGAGGTGTCGGTCGTCATCGGCGGCTACGTCGTGTCGATGCTCCTGGGCGCGAGCCAGTTCTCCCGCGTCTCCCAGGCCACCACCCCGCGCGTCACCCTCATCGGCGCCGCGACGCTCACCGGCCTCGGGTACCTGCTGCTCGTGCCGCTGCACTCCACCCTCCCGCAGGTCCTCGGGGCGATGGTGGTCGCCGGGCTGGGCTCCGGCGCGCTCGTGGCGGCGCTGCCGGCCGCCGCGGCCGCGGCGGCCCCGCCCGGCCGCACCGGCGTGGCCACCGGGTTGACCAACACCACCAAGGTGCTCGGCGGGAGCTTCGCCTCCGCCGTCTTCGCCGTCGCCCTCGCGGCCGGGTCCGTGGGGACGGCGGGGTCGCTGGCGGGCTACGTCACCGTCTGGGTGGTGTGCGGGGGGACGGCGTGGCTGGCCGCGCTGTCGCTGGTGTTCGTGCCGCGGCTGGCGTTCTCCGACCGGCCGGAAGCCGTGGGCGTGCGGGAGGTCGCGTGA
- a CDS encoding M20/M25/M40 family metallo-hydrolase, with amino-acid sequence MRTAPLLLGPVAGVAAGAAAVARRVARFRPLEAPVPPADASGLDADAAAARLGELIRIPTVSSRDPDQVDAAAFARFRDRLAELYPHTHRVLEREVLDGGALLWRWRSGTDRPPLVLMAHHDVVPVTGQAWTRDPFSGAVEDGWVHGRGAVDDKGSLVAVLEAVESLAAAGHTPARDVYVSSSNDEEVLGVGAQQAVQVFRDRGIEPWAVVDEGGAVVTGVFPGVPGQIAVVGLAEKGLLDVDLVTSDPGGHASSPTPDGAPARLARAILRLDAAPSRPGSTTSCWGWSTPPAGTPPARTGRCSPTPARCDRCSPRRWRGPAGRRTRWCGRLWRSPSSRAAARATCWPRGPART; translated from the coding sequence GTGAGGACCGCACCGCTCCTCCTCGGCCCGGTGGCCGGGGTGGCCGCGGGAGCCGCGGCGGTGGCGCGGCGGGTCGCCCGCTTCCGGCCGCTCGAGGCACCCGTCCCGCCCGCGGACGCCTCGGGCCTGGACGCCGACGCCGCCGCGGCCCGGCTGGGCGAGCTCATCCGCATCCCGACGGTCTCCTCGCGCGATCCGGACCAGGTCGACGCCGCGGCGTTCGCGCGCTTCCGCGACCGCCTGGCGGAGCTGTACCCGCACACGCACCGGGTGCTCGAGCGGGAGGTCCTCGACGGCGGGGCGCTGCTCTGGCGCTGGCGCAGCGGCACCGACCGCCCGCCGCTGGTGCTCATGGCCCACCACGACGTCGTCCCGGTCACCGGCCAGGCCTGGACCCGCGACCCGTTCTCCGGGGCGGTCGAGGACGGCTGGGTGCACGGCCGCGGTGCCGTCGACGACAAGGGCTCCCTGGTGGCGGTCCTCGAGGCGGTCGAGTCGCTGGCCGCCGCGGGGCACACCCCGGCGCGCGACGTCTACGTCTCCTCCAGCAACGACGAGGAGGTCCTCGGCGTCGGCGCCCAGCAGGCCGTGCAGGTGTTCCGCGACCGGGGCATCGAGCCGTGGGCGGTGGTCGACGAGGGCGGCGCCGTGGTGACCGGCGTCTTCCCGGGCGTGCCGGGGCAGATCGCCGTCGTCGGGCTCGCCGAGAAGGGCCTGCTCGACGTCGACCTGGTGACCTCCGACCCCGGCGGGCATGCGTCCTCGCCCACGCCGGACGGCGCCCCGGCCCGGCTGGCGCGGGCGATCCTGCGGCTGGACGCCGCCCCTTCCCGGCCCGGCTCGACGACGTCGTGCTGGGGATGGTCGACGCCGCCGGCCGGCACGCCTCCGGCGCGTACCGGGCGCTGTTCGCCCACGCCCGCGCGCTGCGACCGCTGCTCGCCACGGCGCTGGCGCGGGCCAGCCGGGAGGCGAACGCGCTGGTGCGGACGACTGTGGCGGTCACCGAGCTCGAGGGCAGCAGCGCGCGCAACGTGCTGGCCACGCGGGCCCGCGCGCACCTGA
- a CDS encoding M20/M25/M40 family metallo-hydrolase has protein sequence MRTTVAVTELEGSSARNVLATRARAHLNIRIALGETVQSTVDRLRRVVGDPSVEVRVLSGNDPSPVSRTDNEAYAALGAAVRAVYPEAAVAPYLMVQASDARHFAQISDSVYRFMPFDLSRGELDALHAADERISVAALHRGAVFFRHLVRHL, from the coding sequence GTGCGGACGACTGTGGCGGTCACCGAGCTCGAGGGCAGCAGCGCGCGCAACGTGCTGGCCACGCGGGCCCGCGCGCACCTGAACATCCGCATCGCGCTCGGCGAGACCGTGCAGTCGACGGTCGACCGGCTGCGCCGGGTGGTCGGCGACCCCTCGGTCGAGGTGCGGGTGCTCTCGGGCAACGACCCGTCACCGGTCTCGCGGACCGACAACGAGGCTTACGCGGCGCTCGGGGCGGCGGTGCGGGCGGTGTACCCGGAGGCGGCCGTCGCGCCGTACCTGATGGTGCAGGCCAGCGACGCCCGGCACTTCGCGCAGATCAGCGACAGCGTCTACCGGTTCATGCCCTTCGACCTGTCCCGCGGCGAGCTCGACGCGCTGCACGCGGCCGACGAGCGGATCAGCGTCGCCGCACTGCACCGCGGCGCGGTGTTCTTCCGCCACCTCGTCCGGCACCTCTGA